TGGGCGTGGACGCCTTCGTCGGCTTCACCGCCGACCTGGGCATCGACCTGCTGTTCCCCAACGCCGAGGAGGGCGAGGTGCTCACCGGCGAGACCGACCCGGAGCGCGTCTGCCGCCGCCTCGCCGAGCTCTACCCCGGCGCCGCCGTGGCCCTCAAGCAGGACGCCGCCGGCGCCTACTACCACGCGCACGGGCGCGGCGCCTCCATCGGGCCGGCGCCGGGCCGGCTCGTCGACGCGACGGGCGCCGGCGACGCCTTCGCCGGCGCGTTCCTGGCCGCGTGGCTGCGGGGCGTCACGCCCGTCCGCGCCGCGGCCCTGGCGAACCGCGTCTCGGCGTGGGTCATCGAGCGGGTGGGAGCGCGTCCGGCCCCGGACAGGGCCCTCGAGCGGGCGCTGGCGGCGTTCGACGACGCCGTCAGGGAGGCCGGCTGGGACGAGGCGGGGGATTGACGACGGCCGAGGGACCGGTCACTCCGCAGGGACCCGCTCTCCTCCTCGTGCTGTGCCACCCGGCGCAGGGCAGCCTCTGCGCCGCGCTGGCCCGCGCGGTCGCCGATGGCGCCCGCGGGGCCGGGGTCGCTGTCACGGTCCACGACCTCTACCGCGACGGCTTCGACCCCCGCCTGGCGGCGGCGGAGGTGGAGAGCACGCGCTTCGCCGACGACCTGGCCGCGCGCTACGCCCGCGACCTGCTGGCGGCCGACGCCGTGGCCGTCGTGCACCCGGTCTGGTTCTTCGGCCCTCCGGCGGCCCTCAAGGGCTGGGTGGAGCGCGTGGTGCGCGAGGGCGTGGCCTACGACGTGGGCGAGGACGGCGCCGTGACCGGTCGCCTGCGGGCCCGCGCGGCGCTGGTCGTCACCACGGGCAACGCCGGGCGCGCCACCGAGGCGTCCCTCGGCGACACCGTCACGCGCTTCTGGCGCGACCTCGTCTTCGGTCCCGCCGGGGTGCCCGAGACGCGCCGTCTGGCGTTCGCGCCGGTGCGCGGCAGCGCGGCCGAGGAGAGGGCGGCCTGGATCGAAGCGGCCAGGCGTGAGGCCGCGACCCTCGCCGCGGCCGTGCGGGCGTATCTTGGCTCGCATCGTGCCGAGCAGCGACGCCCTGACGAACCGACGTAGCGCCGACGCCCCCCGCGGCTCGACCCTGCCGGAGTCTGGCGCCGCGCGCGCCGAGGAGGCCGCGACGCCCTCGCGCCGCGGCCTGGTGCTGGCCTTCCTGATGACGACGATGGCCCTGGCCTCCATAGAGGGCACGATCGTCGCCACCGCGATGCCCAGCATCGTCTCGGCCCTGGGCGGCTTCGAGCTCTACTCCTGGGTGTTCGCGTCGTACCTGCTCACCCAGGCCGTCTTCACGCCGATCTCGGGGGGCATCGCCGACAGGGTGGGGCGCAAGCCGGTGCTCATGGTAAGCGTGGCTCTCTTCCTCGCCGCGTCGGTGGGCTGCGGGCTGGCCGGCTCGATGC
The DNA window shown above is from Trueperaceae bacterium and carries:
- a CDS encoding NAD(P)H-dependent oxidoreductase, which produces MTTAEGPVTPQGPALLLVLCHPAQGSLCAALARAVADGARGAGVAVTVHDLYRDGFDPRLAAAEVESTRFADDLAARYARDLLAADAVAVVHPVWFFGPPAALKGWVERVVREGVAYDVGEDGAVTGRLRARAALVVTTGNAGRATEASLGDTVTRFWRDLVFGPAGVPETRRLAFAPVRGSAAEERAAWIEAARREAATLAAAVRAYLGSHRAEQRRPDEPT